A portion of the Clostridium gelidum genome contains these proteins:
- a CDS encoding Rrf2 family transcriptional regulator, producing the protein MKISSRFSVAVHIISILQLYGNPMPTSEYIAGSVNTNPVVIRRILGMLKQAGMVDMKRGTGGAYLVKSVEDITMLDVYKAVGSVEDGQLFQIHENPNPMCPVGANIQEVINVALISSQDAMEGILQKITLADITKNLAEKIED; encoded by the coding sequence ATGAAAATCAGTAGTCGTTTTTCTGTAGCAGTCCATATTATTTCAATTTTACAACTCTACGGAAATCCAATGCCTACATCCGAATATATAGCAGGGAGCGTAAATACGAATCCAGTAGTTATTCGAAGAATATTAGGTATGTTAAAACAAGCAGGAATGGTTGATATGAAGCGGGGAACCGGTGGTGCTTACTTAGTAAAAAGTGTTGAAGATATTACAATGCTAGATGTTTATAAAGCAGTAGGCAGTGTTGAGGATGGGCAACTTTTTCAGATTCATGAAAATCCAAATCCAATGTGTCCGGTTGGAGCTAATATTCAAGAGGTTATAAATGTTGCACTAATTAGTTCACAAGATGCTATGGAAGGAATTCTGCAGAAAATAACACTTGCAGATATAACTAAAAATCTAGCTGAAAAAATAGAAGACTAA
- a CDS encoding nitroreductase family protein, with product MNEFLKVIRERRSANKFIENITIPREDFDDIFRDLSLSPSAFNLQHARYYVVEDKALTEKVYESSFKQYKIKTASATIIVTGDKKAYLSADKIYEGSMMLGMIDSTEYQIMINTISSLYEGWGESFQHDEAVRNASLSAMQFMLLAKNKDWDTCPMIYFEKDKISQLLNIPENEVPVLMITMGKVDKSSSKIRGYRKPAAEFVKFY from the coding sequence GTGAACGAATTTTTAAAAGTTATAAGAGAAAGAAGATCAGCTAATAAATTTATTGAAAATATTACAATACCTAGAGAGGATTTCGATGATATATTTAGAGACCTATCATTATCACCGTCAGCATTTAATCTACAACACGCTAGATACTATGTTGTAGAAGATAAAGCATTGACAGAGAAAGTTTATGAATCATCTTTTAAACAATATAAAATTAAAACTGCTTCAGCAACAATAATAGTTACAGGAGATAAAAAAGCGTATTTATCAGCAGATAAAATTTATGAAGGATCAATGATGTTAGGAATGATTGATAGTACTGAATATCAAATTATGATTAATACTATAAGTAGTCTTTATGAAGGTTGGGGAGAAAGTTTTCAACATGACGAAGCTGTTAGAAATGCATCTTTATCAGCAATGCAATTTATGCTATTAGCTAAAAATAAAGATTGGGATACATGCCCAATGATATATTTTGAAAAAGATAAAATTAGTCAATTATTAAATATTCCAGAAAATGAAGTGCCAGTTTTGATGATTACCATGGGAAAAGTGGACAAGAGCAGCAGTAAAATAAGAGGTTATAGAAAGCCTGCTGCTGAATTTGTTAAATTTTATTAA
- a CDS encoding MATE family efflux transporter produces MEKNKITDLTKGDPGKLIFYFALPIFLGSVFQQMYNLADTVIVGYTLGENALAAIGSTTPLFGLIVGMALGMNNGFSIVIARYFGAKNMDKMRQAVAMTIILDLIISVVFTVVGVSQIRHLLEFLNTPAEIINDAYGYIVVILMFMTVTIMYNMIAGVLRALGDSRSPLVYLIYASILNVVLVFTFILVFRWGIKGSAYATVISQILSVILGFNHIIKRCPELKLSKGDFKYDGTMVMELFTSGLSMGFMLSLVSIGSVALQSAINSFGKDIITAHMAARKVSEIFMMPLGTLATGAATFVSQNYGAKKYERINIGLKKTVFMGAIWSTIVVIVSFTSGPYIIKYLTGTNDTLIIDTAVRYLRINTPFYYVLAILLIYRSTLQGIGRKFTPLISSSIELLAKFAVVGFLAPTMGYLGVTISEPIIWVSCAIFVLIVFYSDKKFKLEIKQDKSLA; encoded by the coding sequence ATGGAAAAAAATAAAATTACAGATTTAACAAAGGGTGATCCTGGAAAATTAATTTTTTATTTTGCATTACCTATATTTCTTGGAAGTGTATTTCAACAAATGTACAATTTGGCGGATACAGTAATTGTGGGATATACTTTAGGTGAAAATGCATTGGCTGCTATAGGCTCTACAACACCGCTATTTGGACTTATTGTTGGTATGGCTCTGGGTATGAATAATGGATTTTCTATTGTTATTGCAAGATATTTTGGTGCAAAAAATATGGACAAAATGAGACAAGCTGTGGCAATGACAATAATTCTTGATTTAATAATATCTGTAGTATTTACAGTGGTTGGAGTAAGCCAAATAAGGCATCTTCTAGAATTTTTAAATACTCCAGCAGAAATAATAAATGATGCATATGGATATATTGTTGTTATTTTAATGTTTATGACTGTTACAATAATGTACAATATGATAGCAGGAGTCTTAAGGGCATTAGGAGATAGTCGAAGTCCTCTGGTATATTTAATTTATGCTTCAATTTTAAATGTAGTGCTAGTTTTTACATTTATTTTGGTGTTTAGATGGGGGATTAAAGGTTCTGCTTATGCAACTGTCATATCACAAATCCTATCAGTAATCTTAGGCTTTAATCATATTATAAAAAGATGTCCAGAACTAAAATTATCAAAGGGAGATTTTAAATATGATGGTACTATGGTAATGGAATTATTCACTTCAGGATTATCTATGGGATTTATGCTATCCCTTGTTTCAATTGGTTCAGTTGCGCTTCAAAGTGCAATAAACAGTTTTGGTAAAGATATAATAACTGCACATATGGCAGCAAGAAAAGTTAGTGAAATTTTCATGATGCCACTTGGAACATTAGCAACAGGAGCAGCAACATTTGTAAGTCAAAATTATGGTGCAAAGAAGTATGAACGAATAAACATTGGACTTAAGAAAACTGTTTTTATGGGTGCAATATGGTCAACAATAGTTGTTATAGTTTCCTTTACCTCTGGTCCATATATAATAAAATATTTGACTGGAACAAATGATACCTTAATTATAGATACAGCAGTAAGATATTTAAGAATTAATACTCCTTTTTATTATGTATTAGCTATACTTCTTATATATAGAAGTACGTTGCAAGGAATTGGTAGGAAGTTTACGCCACTTATCTCAAGTTCAATAGAACTTTTAGCTAAATTTGCAGTTGTAGGTTTTTTAGCTCCAACCATGGGATATTTAGGGGTAACCATATCAGAACCAATCATTTGGGTTTCATGTGCAATTTTTGTACTTATAGTATTTTACTCTGATAAGAAGTTTAAATTAGAAATAAAACAAGATAAAAGTTTAGCATAA
- a CDS encoding pectate lyase family protein, giving the protein MEKKLKKSNQILKISQRVMLATIASSIVMAPTFSASASTSTNNKSAVAVGTQNTTKATSTTSAAVSISALSASAALNSTVSILDSEGWLESANVEWSSVSNATGYDVYYKSASASDSTYKLLDNQSIRKYSSYYRADVLGLAEGNYVIKIVPIISSKEDTSVQAITKTLSVKANIREGFAFSSASPMGTGSGGYKDDGTVASNATIVYITADTVNTIKSDVVTNVKGTKTTCTGLANILAARQKGYDKTPLIIRMVGEIKSSDITGLNSTGYLEVKGCYNVTLEGVGEDATAYGWGILVRNAHNVEIRNLGVMLFPDDGISLDTGNQNIWVHNNDIFYGAAGHDADQIKGDGSCDVKLSDYVTVSYNRFHDSGKCSLCGMSDVNNFNVTYHHNWFDHSDSRHPRIRVGTVHVYNNYFDGNAKYGVGVTKGSSAFVEANYFRNCKDPMLSSLQGTDIYNGSIGGFSKEPGGMIKAYNNKVEGAARLVYASENPTQFDAYLATSKNEVVPSTYKTVSGGTTYNNFDTKPEMYKYTPDASEDVESKVTTYAGRVNGGDLIWNFTNADDTNSTMDVNLMAKLKSYESSLVSVGGK; this is encoded by the coding sequence ATGGAAAAAAAACTTAAAAAAAGTAATCAAATCCTAAAAATTTCACAAAGAGTAATGCTAGCTACTATAGCATCATCAATAGTTATGGCGCCAACATTTAGTGCTAGTGCTAGTACATCAACAAATAATAAAAGTGCTGTAGCAGTAGGAACTCAAAATACTACAAAAGCTACAAGTACTACATCAGCAGCAGTATCAATATCGGCCTTATCAGCATCAGCTGCATTAAATAGTACAGTATCTATATTAGATAGTGAAGGTTGGTTAGAATCTGCAAATGTAGAATGGAGTTCTGTTTCGAACGCTACTGGATATGATGTCTATTATAAATCAGCAAGCGCTTCAGATTCTACATATAAGCTGTTAGATAATCAATCGATTAGAAAATATTCATCATATTATAGAGCTGATGTGTTAGGTCTTGCAGAAGGTAATTATGTAATAAAAATAGTTCCTATTATAAGCAGTAAAGAGGATACTTCAGTACAAGCAATAACAAAAACTCTTAGTGTAAAAGCAAATATAAGAGAAGGCTTTGCTTTTTCTTCAGCTTCACCAATGGGGACAGGATCAGGTGGATATAAGGATGATGGTACTGTTGCAAGTAATGCTACAATTGTATATATTACAGCAGATACTGTAAATACAATAAAATCAGATGTTGTAACAAATGTAAAAGGAACTAAAACTACTTGTACAGGTCTTGCTAATATTTTAGCAGCTCGTCAAAAAGGTTATGATAAAACTCCACTTATTATTCGTATGGTAGGTGAAATTAAATCATCTGATATAACTGGACTTAATAGTACTGGATATTTAGAAGTAAAAGGCTGTTATAATGTTACACTTGAAGGTGTAGGAGAAGATGCTACAGCTTATGGATGGGGAATTCTTGTTAGAAATGCTCATAATGTAGAAATTAGAAATCTAGGAGTTATGTTATTCCCAGACGATGGAATTTCACTTGATACAGGTAATCAAAATATTTGGGTCCACAATAATGATATTTTCTATGGTGCAGCTGGACATGATGCTGACCAAATAAAAGGTGATGGTTCTTGTGATGTGAAACTATCAGATTATGTTACAGTTTCATATAACCGATTCCATGATTCAGGAAAATGTTCTCTTTGCGGTATGAGCGATGTAAATAATTTCAACGTAACATATCACCATAACTGGTTTGATCACTCAGATTCAAGACATCCACGTATTAGGGTCGGAACTGTTCACGTGTACAATAACTATTTTGATGGTAATGCAAAATATGGAGTTGGTGTAACAAAAGGAAGTTCTGCTTTCGTAGAAGCTAACTACTTTAGAAATTGTAAAGATCCAATGCTGAGTTCACTACAAGGTACTGATATTTATAATGGCAGTATAGGTGGATTTTCAAAGGAACCAGGTGGTATGATTAAGGCATACAACAATAAAGTAGAAGGTGCTGCAAGACTTGTTTATGCTAGTGAAAATCCTACTCAATTTGATGCATACTTAGCTACATCAAAAAACGAAGTAGTTCCTAGCACATATAAAACTGTAAGTGGAGGAACAACTTATAATAATTTCGATACAAAACCAGAAATGTACAAATATACTCCAGATGCTTCAGAAGATGTAGAAAGCAAGGTTACTACCTATGCAGGAAGAGTAAATGGTGGAGATCTTATATGGAATTTCACAAATGCTGACGATACAAATTCAACTATGGATGTTAATTTAATGGCTAAACTTAAGAGTTATGAATCTAGTTTAGTATCTGTTGGAGGAAAATAA
- a CDS encoding pectate lyase translates to MSKKIKSILAKLSIVSMALSICYVSGNPTVSAFAAISSSTVTTSAAVTVSSISTASVIKVTTFDQLKTAVSSATSGQTIEIAANKFDCTSQLVLDKVNSGITIEAAAGFTPVLDFSSFRTTAKAASPKATGDQYVGIRISGGSYTIKGLIIEKAYDNGMLIKPNYNSALAKDKQVTGDPDNNQIIDCVFNYNGDAGLQISGSNGLEDLGLSVKPDNNTVTGCVAYRNFDPITTGGNADGFAAKLFLGNGNVFSNCVSAENSDDAWDSFATGSSDVTYNYCVAYHNGDATVYTGAYDKAKGLAIDKDLTTGKSSGNGNGFKMGSGSSKYGAQSNGVRNMTNCLAVDNTSKGFDENNGAGTINITNGMSLGNTKGDYQLDLMKAGTFKNVQAFATKNLKQPSGGTVTIVDASKQAAIRTEVNAAIAKMRTELSNNKIPTYMNFSFWN, encoded by the coding sequence ATGTCAAAAAAAATAAAAAGTATATTAGCAAAGTTATCAATTGTATCTATGGCTCTATCTATTTGTTATGTTTCTGGAAATCCTACTGTCAGTGCTTTTGCGGCTATTAGTAGTTCAACAGTAACTACTAGTGCAGCAGTTACTGTAAGTAGTATAAGTACAGCTTCAGTCATTAAAGTTACAACTTTTGATCAATTAAAAACAGCTGTTTCTTCTGCAACTAGTGGACAAACAATAGAAATTGCAGCAAATAAGTTTGATTGTACAAGTCAGCTTGTACTCGATAAAGTAAATTCAGGTATTACAATTGAGGCAGCAGCTGGATTTACTCCTGTGTTAGACTTTTCTAGTTTTAGAACAACAGCAAAGGCAGCAAGTCCTAAAGCAACTGGTGATCAATATGTAGGTATAAGAATTAGTGGAGGAAGTTATACAATTAAAGGACTTATAATAGAAAAAGCATATGATAATGGTATGCTTATAAAGCCAAATTATAACAGCGCATTAGCAAAAGATAAGCAAGTAACAGGAGATCCTGATAACAATCAAATAATTGACTGTGTATTCAATTATAATGGTGATGCAGGTCTTCAAATTTCAGGAAGTAATGGACTTGAAGATTTGGGACTTAGTGTAAAACCAGATAATAATACCGTGACAGGTTGTGTAGCTTATAGAAATTTTGACCCAATTACAACTGGTGGAAATGCAGATGGATTTGCCGCAAAGCTTTTCCTTGGGAACGGTAATGTATTTTCAAATTGTGTATCAGCTGAAAATTCAGATGATGCTTGGGATAGTTTTGCTACAGGAAGTAGTGATGTAACATACAACTATTGTGTAGCATATCACAATGGTGATGCAACAGTTTATACTGGAGCATATGATAAAGCAAAAGGACTTGCGATTGATAAGGATTTGACAACTGGTAAGTCATCTGGAAATGGTAATGGATTTAAGATGGGTTCAGGCTCATCAAAATATGGTGCTCAATCAAATGGCGTTAGAAATATGACTAATTGTTTAGCTGTTGATAATACATCAAAAGGTTTTGATGAAAACAATGGTGCTGGTACAATAAATATCACAAATGGTATGTCACTCGGAAATACAAAAGGTGATTATCAACTTGATCTTATGAAAGCTGGAACATTTAAAAATGTTCAAGCATTTGCAACAAAAAATTTAAAACAACCAAGTGGTGGAACTGTAACAATTGTAGATGCATCAAAACAAGCAGCTATAAGAACTGAAGTTAATGCAGCAATAGCGAAGATGAGAACTGAACTTTCAAATAATAAAATTCCAACTTATATGAACTTCAGTTTTTGGAATTAA
- a CDS encoding right-handed parallel beta-helix repeat-containing protein has translation MNKKVVSILTIATLVLSLGTGTVTASAASTDIAALLQAGGTIPAGNYKLTKGVTVTKDIIANKVVIDASGCPSDTIAIVAKANITGITVNNAKRQGISMQDCLGKTLKNCTVNKAQFAGIEVKNNASYITLDHCISNNNFDNAKNGENADGFGIKNGAKNITLNNCSASGNSDDGYDTYTAGANIKFTGCTAENNGSGGNGDGNGFKLGPNLYNGQDGGLITVTGCTAKNNKGVGFLRNHNKVVPIQSGNISTGNIKGQFSWNLN, from the coding sequence ATGAATAAAAAAGTAGTCTCAATTTTAACAATAGCAACATTAGTATTATCATTAGGAACAGGAACAGTAACGGCATCAGCAGCAAGTACAGATATTGCAGCCTTATTGCAAGCAGGTGGAACTATACCAGCTGGTAATTACAAACTTACTAAAGGTGTAACAGTAACAAAAGATATTATAGCTAATAAAGTTGTAATTGATGCCTCAGGTTGTCCGAGTGATACAATAGCTATTGTGGCAAAAGCTAATATAACGGGTATAACTGTAAACAATGCTAAAAGACAAGGCATAAGTATGCAAGATTGCTTAGGTAAAACTTTAAAAAATTGCACTGTAAATAAAGCTCAATTTGCTGGTATTGAAGTAAAAAATAATGCATCATATATTACTTTAGATCATTGCATATCAAATAATAATTTTGATAATGCTAAAAATGGCGAAAATGCTGATGGATTTGGAATAAAAAATGGTGCAAAAAATATAACATTAAATAATTGTTCAGCTAGTGGAAATAGTGATGATGGATATGATACTTATACTGCTGGAGCTAATATAAAATTTACTGGTTGTACTGCAGAAAATAATGGTAGTGGTGGAAATGGTGATGGAAATGGTTTTAAATTAGGTCCTAATTTATATAATGGACAAGATGGTGGATTAATTACAGTAACAGGTTGTACTGCCAAAAATAATAAAGGAGTGGGATTCCTTAGAAATCATAATAAAGTAGTTCCAATACAATCTGGTAATATATCTACTGGAAATATAAAAGGTCAATTTAGCTGGAATCTAAACTAA
- a CDS encoding DUF429 domain-containing protein codes for MAVVNILNKNANSIIIDMIIVLLESMEDNRPESSARIYLKGKTSSIFNTQCRQVVYAEVYTKAIEFMIK; via the coding sequence ATGGCTGTGGTTAATATTTTAAATAAAAATGCAAATAGTATAATTATAGATATGATTATTGTTCTTCTAGAGAGCATGGAGGATAATCGCCCAGAAAGTAGCGCTAGAATATATCTAAAAGGAAAAACCTCAAGTATATTTAATACGCAGTGTAGACAAGTTGTATATGCTGAAGTTTATACAAAAGCAATTGAATTCATGATCAAATGA
- a CDS encoding methyl-accepting chemotaxis protein — protein sequence MLFLKDIKVKTKLISSFLIMAILIAIVGIIGKTSLKTVDANSGEMYNNNLQSVYYLTDMKQSLTQIKSNMLQVAYVKDDSKKADLEKDIKLNQDKNDKYVTAYEKISMDDVEKQIWPTYKNQLEKYNTLTANVMKLINDGNFDEAAKQYQQLSATDDAMFGNIDKLININIDSAKTDSLNNNSIYLKSNNTMTILIIVGIILGIVCGLIISKDIDIPLLKMVDLAEKMAKFDLSNNYKVVRKDEFGKTFGALTKAQENIKELIKVIMSDSQNMSASSQELSATIEELSAKTEEIDNAVTNIVAGIQETNAVAEEITASVKEVDSSINELSGKAMEGSDNANKSKGRAIEVKKKGEESIKEVRDLYSEKKKNMLKAIEDGKVVDNIKVMADTIASIADQTNLLALNASIEAARAGEQGRGFAVVAEEIGILAEQSSEAVTGIQDTIVKVQDAFLNLSSNGEDSLKFINENVDPQFKYFENVGSQYYSDSDFVSKMSEEIASMSEELTATVGQVNGAIQNVAVASQRSSENAETIKENVDETTKAIEQVAITAQSQAEFAEKLNEMVLKFKI from the coding sequence ATGTTATTTTTAAAGGATATAAAAGTAAAAACTAAATTGATTTCATCTTTTCTTATTATGGCAATATTAATTGCTATTGTTGGTATAATAGGAAAAACATCATTAAAAACAGTAGATGCAAATTCTGGAGAGATGTATAACAATAACCTACAGAGTGTTTATTATTTGACAGATATGAAACAAAGTTTAACACAGATTAAAAGCAATATGTTACAGGTTGCTTATGTAAAAGATGATTCGAAAAAAGCTGATTTAGAAAAAGATATTAAACTAAATCAAGATAAAAATGATAAATACGTAACAGCTTATGAAAAAATTTCTATGGATGATGTAGAAAAACAAATATGGCCAACATATAAAAATCAACTTGAAAAGTACAACACATTAACAGCAAATGTGATGAAGCTTATTAATGATGGAAATTTTGATGAAGCGGCAAAACAATATCAGCAATTATCTGCTACAGATGATGCAATGTTTGGCAATATTGATAAGTTGATAAATATAAATATTGATAGTGCAAAAACAGATAGTTTAAATAATAATTCTATATACTTAAAAAGTAATAACACTATGACAATATTAATTATAGTAGGAATAATACTTGGAATTGTGTGTGGACTTATTATATCAAAAGATATAGATATTCCATTATTAAAAATGGTAGATTTAGCAGAAAAGATGGCTAAATTTGATTTATCTAATAATTATAAAGTCGTAAGGAAAGATGAATTTGGTAAGACATTTGGAGCACTTACAAAGGCTCAGGAGAATATAAAGGAACTTATAAAGGTAATAATGAGCGATTCACAGAATATGAGTGCATCAAGTCAAGAACTTTCTGCGACAATAGAGGAATTATCAGCAAAAACTGAAGAGATAGATAATGCAGTAACAAACATAGTAGCTGGAATTCAAGAAACAAATGCAGTCGCAGAAGAAATAACAGCATCTGTAAAAGAAGTAGATTCAAGCATTAATGAACTGTCTGGAAAAGCTATGGAAGGAAGCGATAATGCAAACAAATCCAAAGGAAGAGCTATTGAAGTTAAGAAAAAAGGTGAAGAATCTATAAAAGAAGTAAGAGATTTATATTCAGAAAAGAAGAAGAATATGCTAAAGGCCATTGAAGATGGCAAGGTTGTAGATAACATAAAGGTTATGGCTGATACAATTGCAAGCATAGCAGATCAGACCAATTTACTGGCGCTAAATGCATCAATTGAGGCTGCTAGGGCGGGAGAACAAGGCAGAGGATTTGCAGTAGTTGCAGAAGAAATAGGAATACTTGCAGAACAATCTTCAGAGGCAGTAACTGGTATTCAGGATACTATTGTAAAGGTTCAGGATGCATTTTTAAATCTATCATCAAATGGTGAAGACTCATTAAAGTTTATAAATGAAAATGTAGACCCACAATTTAAGTATTTTGAGAATGTGGGAAGTCAATATTATAGTGATTCAGATTTTGTTAGCAAAATGTCAGAAGAAATAGCATCTATGTCAGAAGAACTTACTGCTACAGTTGGTCAAGTAAACGGAGCAATACAAAATGTGGCAGTAGCTTCACAAAGATCATCGGAAAATGCTGAAACAATAAAAGAAAATGTAGATGAAACAACAAAAGCAATAGAACAAGTAGCTATAACTGCACAAAGTCAAGCAGAATTTGCAGAGAAACTTAATGAAATGGTGTTGAAATTTAAAATATAA
- a CDS encoding alpha/beta fold hydrolase, whose translation MGYYIKVEPNVKIYVEDLNPDGNNTILFLHGWPGSHKLFEYQFDQFSKMGYRCIGIDTRGFGNSDKPYSGYDYNTLSDDVRHVIDTLKLCDITLAGHSTGGAIAIRYMARHKGYGVSKLALFAAAAPSLIKRPNFPYGLEEDTVLQIIKGTYTDRPKMLQGFGDIFFYQHITEAFSNWFFQLGLQAAGWATANIANTWINEVLFSDLGAINVPTLIIHGIHDKVVPFELGQVQEQNIRNSKLVPFKYSGHGSFYDQREKFNEELVKFIEE comes from the coding sequence ATGGGCTACTATATTAAAGTAGAACCTAATGTGAAAATTTATGTAGAGGATCTAAACCCTGACGGCAATAATACAATCTTGTTTCTACATGGTTGGCCTGGAAGCCATAAGTTGTTTGAATATCAATTTGATCAGTTTTCAAAGATGGGATATAGGTGTATTGGAATAGATACAAGAGGATTCGGTAATTCAGATAAGCCTTATAGTGGATACGACTATAATACGTTATCAGATGATGTTAGGCATGTAATTGATACCTTGAAATTATGTGATATTACACTTGCAGGACATTCAACTGGTGGAGCAATCGCCATTAGATATATGGCTCGGCATAAAGGATATGGAGTATCAAAGCTTGCTCTTTTTGCAGCAGCTGCACCAAGTCTTATAAAGCGTCCTAATTTCCCTTATGGTTTAGAAGAAGACACTGTTCTGCAAATTATTAAAGGAACATATACTGATCGTCCTAAAATGCTGCAAGGTTTTGGGGATATATTTTTTTATCAGCATATAACTGAAGCTTTCTCAAATTGGTTCTTCCAATTGGGATTACAGGCAGCAGGTTGGGCAACTGCAAACATCGCAAATACTTGGATAAATGAAGTACTGTTTTCTGATCTAGGAGCAATAAATGTTCCAACTTTAATTATTCATGGCATTCATGATAAAGTTGTACCTTTTGAGTTAGGACAAGTACAAGAACAAAATATCAGAAATTCAAAGCTTGTGCCATTTAAATACAGCGGTCATGGATCTTTTTATGATCAGCGTGAGAAATTCAACGAAGAATTAGTCAAATTTATTGAAGAATAA
- a CDS encoding NADPH-dependent oxidoreductase: MSNTIEIIKNHRSIRQYLDKDVSDELIDEIVKAAQAMPNSINGQQTTVIVIKDKEKRAKLAELVGNQEYVAKAPVFLIFVMDFYRTYLAGEKTGFKQVIHEDIEGVEAGSVDVGIALGASIIAAESLGLGIVPIGGIRKNPAEVIKLLGLPKYTFPMVGLVVGYPADQSHQKPRVPFDSFRHNESYDLKAIENSIAPYDEQMSDYLKDIGRYEQEVDWSTLTSKIYQSVYYPNVKGAMEKQGFTTKE; this comes from the coding sequence ATGAGTAATACAATAGAAATAATTAAAAATCATAGATCTATAAGACAATATTTAGACAAAGATGTTTCAGATGAACTTATTGATGAAATAGTAAAGGCTGCTCAAGCTATGCCTAATTCAATAAATGGTCAACAAACAACTGTTATAGTAATCAAAGATAAAGAAAAGAGAGCAAAGTTAGCAGAGCTTGTAGGTAATCAAGAATATGTTGCAAAAGCTCCAGTATTTTTAATTTTTGTAATGGATTTTTATAGAACTTATCTTGCTGGTGAGAAGACTGGTTTTAAGCAAGTAATTCATGAAGATATAGAAGGTGTTGAAGCTGGATCTGTGGATGTTGGGATAGCTTTAGGTGCTTCAATAATCGCAGCTGAATCTCTTGGACTTGGTATTGTTCCTATCGGTGGTATAAGAAAAAATCCCGCTGAGGTTATCAAGCTTTTAGGACTTCCTAAATATACTTTCCCTATGGTTGGATTAGTAGTTGGATATCCTGCAGATCAATCACATCAAAAACCAAGAGTTCCTTTTGATAGTTTTAGACATAATGAAAGCTATGATTTAAAAGCTATTGAAAATTCTATTGCTCCTTACGATGAACAAATGAGTGATTATCTAAAGGATATTGGAAGATATGAGCAAGAAGTAGATTGGAGCACCCTTACTTCTAAAATATACCAATCAGTTTATTATCCTAATGTTAAGGGTGCTATGGAGAAGCAAGGCTTTACAACTAAAGAATAA
- a CDS encoding YdcF family protein, which yields MNLERIWYIISEIRIAFGLPLTILGIIFLGHLFFKNKRKENDFLFKAHKIIKIFLCITFICFIGIEAAIISYPKHNEKKDDYIIVLGAGLDNGRTPNLILQERLDAAIKSEEENPTQYIVLSGGQGTDEYLPEAQAMSAYLQERGIDKEKIIEEDESKDTNENIKYSKEKIEEHSHKSIDEVSIKIVTTDFHAFRSSILAKKHGYVNFDNYSSSTVWYFIPSTYTREALAVVKSVLFDR from the coding sequence ATGAATTTGGAGAGAATTTGGTACATAATATCAGAAATACGAATTGCATTTGGTTTGCCACTTACAATTTTAGGAATCATATTCTTGGGGCACCTTTTTTTCAAAAATAAAAGAAAAGAAAATGATTTTTTATTTAAAGCCCATAAAATTATAAAGATATTTTTATGTATTACGTTTATATGTTTCATAGGTATAGAAGCTGCAATAATAAGTTATCCTAAGCATAATGAAAAAAAAGATGATTATATTATTGTGCTGGGTGCAGGGCTTGATAATGGTAGGACTCCTAATTTAATACTTCAAGAAAGGCTAGATGCAGCAATAAAGAGTGAAGAAGAAAATCCAACTCAATATATTGTATTATCTGGTGGGCAAGGCACAGATGAATACTTGCCAGAAGCTCAGGCTATGAGCGCGTATTTACAAGAAAGAGGCATAGATAAAGAAAAAATAATAGAAGAAGATGAGTCAAAAGACACTAATGAAAACATAAAATATTCTAAGGAAAAGATAGAGGAACATAGTCATAAATCAATAGATGAAGTTAGCATTAAAATAGTAACAACAGATTTTCATGCCTTTAGAAGTAGTATTTTGGCTAAGAAACATGGATATGTGAATTTTGATAATTACTCTAGCTCTACAGTTTGGTACTTTATTCCTTCAACATATACTAGAGAAGCTTTAGCAGTTGTTAAAAGTGTGCTATTTGATAGATAA